In Ruminococcaceae bacterium BL-4, one DNA window encodes the following:
- a CDS encoding Signal peptidase I: protein MKRRNKTHGPPGKGPPPLTPEAVIETRRRSLETHREFLVLIGKIVCIIVAVWALFSFVFGVSIVKGEGMYPRMRDGDVTLWYRLESNLNIGDVVTFTMDGERQYGRVVAKGGDTVDFSEDGLLLLNGSAQQEEVFFQTSKQNRAQSFPMTVPEGKVFILGDNRTYSVDSRDYGAVSVSEINGKIISLMRRRGL, encoded by the coding sequence ATGAAACGAAGAAACAAAACGCATGGTCCACCGGGCAAAGGGCCACCTCCTCTTACACCCGAGGCGGTGATTGAGACACGGCGCAGAAGTCTGGAGACACACCGGGAGTTTTTAGTCCTGATTGGGAAAATTGTTTGTATTATCGTTGCCGTCTGGGCATTGTTCAGTTTTGTATTTGGTGTCAGCATTGTCAAAGGTGAAGGAATGTACCCCCGCATGCGCGACGGAGACGTCACCCTGTGGTACCGGTTGGAAAGCAATCTCAATATCGGCGATGTTGTGACATTTACCATGGATGGAGAACGACAATACGGACGGGTCGTTGCGAAAGGCGGCGACACAGTGGATTTTTCTGAGGATGGTTTGCTGCTTCTGAACGGGAGCGCACAGCAGGAAGAGGTGTTTTTCCAGACATCCAAGCAAAACCGCGCACAGTCTTTTCCTATGACTGTCCCAGAAGGCAAGGTATTTATTCTCGGCGATAACCGGACATATTCCGTAGACAGCCGCGATTACGGAGCAGTATCCGTTTCAGAGATCAATGGAAAGATTATCTCACTGATGCGAAGACGCGGGCTTTAA
- a CDS encoding protein of unknown function (Evidence 5 : Unknown function), which yields MAKNLEEIAKLLKHTKFKRKWFGGIDEEDVWKKLGRLQSEYSELIEENSRKHDALVNQWQEYAASLEKQLQERRESPQLPPVNPKVYSKSPINSTENQKYGRG from the coding sequence GTGGCAAAGAACCTTGAAGAAATCGCAAAGCTGTTGAAGCACACGAAATTCAAGCGGAAGTGGTTTGGAGGGATTGACGAGGAAGACGTATGGAAAAAGCTCGGGAGGCTTCAGTCGGAATATTCCGAGTTAATCGAAGAAAACAGTCGGAAGCATGACGCGCTGGTAAATCAGTGGCAGGAATACGCGGCTTCCCTTGAAAAACAGCTTCAGGAACGAAGAGAATCGCCACAGTTGCCGCCGGTTAACCCAAAGGTTTATTCCAAATCGCCGATCAATAGTACTGAAAATCAAAAATATGGGAGAGGCTAG
- a CDS encoding exported protein of unknown function (Evidence 5 : Unknown function), protein MKHLIWKKRNQKSFVRGLFCTTLSALMICTLVSQLTNVQAATYTFQKPASTVLKPICLYGNFEQPACSVEDAKKQSYVYYDATNTPARWFYYDDNNVPIWKTIAVNSDDRTKPAAHSIQFCVNPYDGTAPSLGNQYVELNTDFASRLYQDVSTVPGTKLYWSFAHAAYTSAGPDKMNFVLRPSGNAANPAIANQIQATATTYYNGTGTAISGTGATVTVMPQTNGRWVVYSGEYTVPAGQTSTSLELVAIAAGSGDSWHGNLVDDVKFQTPSNLITEKAITNSSGQRIDGGYGEFGDTVTVTMKITNWGETDAAPCVMTDTLWDGLQFVPGSGKVDGVASDNVSFNSSNSTVTANIGAGATAGAGGTIQGSWFMGTSDTTGKGQSVTVTYQAKITGAPGSTIKNQAKVTYNDKGYASYNPDGLTSYSTVDYGIANANYLGVAGHATTPMKMLNDDGTTRVTYDHTDVSNPETYVNQFTVADREVDGKVWFDRNENGKIDSGELGVDTVVKMQKLGSDGTTWTDAADWSGAALTMETTNTGGVYTFKGILPGRYRVLARIGAGKARSVMLKSSTLPTEVTTTTGTQGNYDNDADAATITDSGNNTWAVVQTLDKTTMAYTPAVSTYYTHNVDFGRVPVATIAKGCQIISSGNTDSGSSGDPVTVTYGDTMKYTLTVTNENNSGWMNIDAGMISVTDTLPDGLTYVSSSVTPTTVSGQNLTWSGLPSIPSGTSYAITVTARVTKPNIDIFNTAQTQEPDGMNTSSNTTYHHSKGLTLTIYKQVTGDLADPQKEFNFNVTLGGSQDSLLSGLGTTSSSYTYRDELNNTDLSGGGTLTFGNTVGSVSLKHGQSVTLHDLPMGINYTINETDNAGYTTTLSITNDTSNTGGTENTSTVSNTSVSGTLNNNNAKVDYSNTKTSAPLTGIILEFWPYILAMILVISIGTGLIIHHTHTKKHAGRHEGRHRDTHDDNEGL, encoded by the coding sequence TTGAAACATCTAATTTGGAAAAAACGAAATCAAAAGTCATTTGTTCGTGGGCTGTTCTGCACCACGCTTTCTGCTCTGATGATTTGTACCCTCGTTTCTCAGCTGACAAACGTGCAGGCGGCGACCTATACGTTCCAAAAGCCGGCGAGCACGGTTTTAAAGCCTATTTGTCTGTATGGCAACTTTGAACAGCCTGCATGCAGTGTCGAGGATGCAAAGAAACAGAGTTATGTGTATTATGATGCAACTAATACTCCGGCACGATGGTTTTACTATGATGATAATAATGTCCCGATATGGAAGACAATTGCGGTTAACTCTGACGATAGAACCAAACCAGCGGCACATTCGATCCAGTTTTGTGTTAATCCTTATGATGGCACCGCCCCAAGTTTGGGAAACCAGTATGTTGAATTAAACACTGACTTTGCATCCCGCTTATATCAAGATGTATCGACTGTGCCGGGAACCAAGCTCTATTGGTCATTCGCCCATGCTGCGTACACTAGTGCTGGTCCGGATAAGATGAATTTCGTTTTAAGACCGAGCGGGAACGCAGCTAACCCGGCCATAGCGAATCAGATTCAGGCTACTGCAACCACGTACTACAACGGTACGGGAACAGCTATATCGGGCACCGGCGCTACCGTTACTGTTATGCCGCAGACAAATGGCCGCTGGGTTGTCTATAGCGGCGAATATACGGTACCCGCGGGTCAAACGTCGACATCACTCGAATTAGTTGCTATTGCCGCAGGAAGTGGAGATTCGTGGCATGGAAACCTGGTGGATGATGTCAAGTTCCAGACTCCCTCAAATTTGATTACTGAAAAAGCCATCACCAATTCCTCCGGCCAGCGCATCGACGGCGGTTACGGAGAATTTGGCGACACCGTAACGGTTACGATGAAGATTACCAACTGGGGAGAAACGGACGCGGCCCCCTGCGTGATGACGGACACTCTGTGGGACGGCCTGCAGTTCGTCCCCGGCAGCGGCAAGGTCGACGGCGTCGCCAGTGACAACGTTAGCTTCAACAGCAGCAACAGCACCGTCACGGCAAACATCGGCGCGGGCGCGACGGCTGGTGCGGGGGGCACCATTCAGGGCAGCTGGTTCATGGGCACCTCTGACACCACCGGCAAGGGGCAGTCGGTCACCGTCACCTACCAGGCCAAGATCACCGGTGCACCCGGAAGCACGATTAAGAATCAGGCCAAAGTCACCTACAACGACAAGGGATATGCGAGCTACAACCCGGACGGCCTGACCTCTTATTCTACCGTTGACTACGGGATCGCCAACGCGAATTATCTCGGCGTTGCGGGCCACGCTACCACCCCCATGAAGATGCTCAACGACGACGGCACCACGCGCGTCACCTACGACCATACCGATGTCAGCAACCCGGAGACGTACGTCAACCAGTTCACGGTCGCCGACCGCGAAGTAGACGGCAAAGTCTGGTTTGACCGCAATGAGAACGGCAAGATCGACTCGGGCGAGCTGGGAGTCGATACGGTCGTCAAGATGCAGAAGCTAGGAAGCGATGGCACGACATGGACGGATGCGGCCGACTGGTCCGGTGCGGCTCTCACGATGGAGACCACGAATACCGGCGGTGTCTACACGTTCAAAGGCATCCTTCCCGGTCGGTACCGTGTACTGGCGAGGATCGGCGCTGGCAAAGCCCGCTCCGTCATGCTGAAGAGCAGCACACTGCCGACTGAGGTCACAACGACAACCGGCACACAAGGCAACTACGATAACGATGCGGATGCGGCGACCATCACAGACAGCGGCAATAATACCTGGGCTGTGGTGCAGACGCTGGATAAGACCACTATGGCCTATACACCCGCCGTCAGTACCTACTATACCCACAATGTAGATTTTGGTCGTGTGCCTGTTGCAACCATCGCAAAGGGTTGTCAGATCATCAGCTCCGGCAATACGGATTCGGGCAGCTCCGGGGATCCGGTAACCGTCACCTACGGCGACACGATGAAATATACGCTGACGGTTACGAATGAAAACAATTCAGGTTGGATGAATATCGATGCAGGTATGATCAGCGTGACGGATACACTGCCGGATGGTCTGACCTATGTTTCATCATCAGTCACTCCAACAACTGTAAGCGGGCAGAATCTGACATGGAGCGGCTTGCCGTCAATCCCGTCTGGCACCTCGTATGCTATTACGGTTACGGCGCGTGTAACCAAGCCTAACATAGACATTTTCAATACTGCACAGACTCAGGAACCTGACGGCATGAATACCTCCTCCAACACGACCTATCACCATTCAAAAGGCCTTACGCTGACGATTTACAAGCAGGTAACAGGCGATCTGGCTGATCCGCAAAAGGAATTCAACTTCAACGTCACGCTTGGTGGTTCACAGGATTCTCTTTTGTCCGGCCTTGGAACTACCAGCAGCTCATATACCTACCGGGACGAGCTCAACAACACTGACCTTTCCGGCGGCGGAACCTTAACATTCGGGAATACGGTCGGTTCAGTGTCTCTGAAGCATGGTCAAAGTGTCACCCTCCACGACCTGCCAATGGGTATCAATTACACAATCAATGAAACGGATAATGCCGGATACACGACGACCTTGTCCATAACAAACGATACGTCCAATACCGGAGGAACAGAAAATACCAGTACTGTATCTAACACATCTGTTTCAGGAACTTTAAATAATAACAATGCAAAGGTGGATTACTCCAATACCAAAACAAGCGCGCCTCTCACCGGTATCATCCTAGAGTTCTGGCCCTACATTCTTGCTATGATTCTGGTGATCAGCATCGGAACCGGCCTGATCATTCATCATACTCATACAAAAAAACATGCCGGCAGACATGAAGGACGTCATCGTGATACACATGACGATAACGAAGGGCTGTAA
- a CDS encoding protein of unknown function (Evidence 5 : Unknown function), with protein MKSKHGCVRSKYAMKKGWQIALIGFCCCAMPGAVIDPGMGDVWVQESSGEQKTLICGKEEHTHMNACYMLTCTNTDPAHVHNASCYTLICGKEEHMHSDPCYAVTMAYRCDKRVGGNRRRGLQVGEGEQTN; from the coding sequence ATGAAATCAAAGCATGGTTGCGTGCGCAGCAAATACGCAATGAAAAAAGGATGGCAGATTGCTCTGATCGGCTTCTGCTGCTGCGCTATGCCCGGTGCGGTAATTGATCCCGGAATGGGCGACGTCTGGGTGCAGGAATCTTCCGGGGAGCAAAAGACGCTGATTTGCGGGAAAGAAGAACACACGCATATGAATGCCTGCTACATGCTGACCTGTACGAACACCGATCCCGCGCATGTGCATAACGCGAGTTGCTACACGCTCATCTGCGGCAAAGAGGAGCATATGCATTCTGATCCCTGCTACGCGGTCACAATGGCATACCGGTGCGACAAACGCGTGGGCGGAAATCGTCGTCGAGGATTACAGGTAGGAGAGGGGGAGCAGACAAATTGA
- a CDS encoding conserved protein of unknown function (Evidence 4 : Unknown function but conserved in other organisms), producing MLHGMIMPPTDPERKLYQIWINKEEKIASFHEIEGGELTEFKTSKLFQFYLDNLVSHLYRFQ from the coding sequence ATGTTGCATGGAATGATCATGCCGCCTACCGATCCGGAACGTAAGCTTTATCAAATATGGATTAATAAGGAAGAAAAGATTGCCTCCTTTCATGAGATTGAAGGCGGCGAATTGACAGAATTTAAAACAAGCAAGCTATTTCAATTTTATCTTGATAACCTTGTTTCTCATCTCTACCGCTTCCAATAA
- a CDS encoding protein of unknown function (Evidence 5 : Unknown function) — protein sequence MKDYGKGQMNKADLINFIAQKTELTKKKSGKVVNAFSLCMLDKLAFGE from the coding sequence ATGAAGGACTACGGAAAAGGCCAAATGAATAAAGCAGACCTAATCAATTTTATAGCGCAAAAGACTGAGCTTACTAAAAAGAAATCTGGAAAAGTGGTCAACGCTTTTTCATTATGTATGTTGGATAAACTGGCATTTGGAGAATAA
- the aqpZ gene encoding Aquaporin Z translates to MKKYLAEFIGTFVLVFFGCGTAVVCGGFTGGTGSGYLGVVAIALAFGFSIIASAYAIGHISGCHVNPAVSLAILINGGMSFKDFIGYIVAQFVGAFAGSGLLSFIVSSSEKLTGTGANGYGALSGVGLSVGGALVTEIILTFVFVMTILGVTSSEKTAPIAGIVIGLVLTFVHLIGIPLTGTSVNPARSLAPAVFAGGEALSQVWVFIVAPLIGGALAAVVFRGLFSEKAQKNDSKN, encoded by the coding sequence ATGAAAAAATACTTGGCAGAATTCATTGGCACATTTGTTCTTGTATTCTTTGGATGCGGCACAGCAGTTGTGTGCGGCGGTTTTACCGGAGGAACCGGCTCCGGCTATCTTGGTGTGGTCGCAATCGCTCTGGCGTTTGGCTTCTCCATTATCGCTTCCGCATATGCGATTGGGCATATCTCCGGCTGTCATGTCAATCCGGCGGTGTCGCTAGCCATACTCATTAACGGCGGTATGAGCTTTAAAGATTTCATCGGCTACATTGTAGCCCAATTCGTCGGTGCTTTCGCGGGCAGCGGCCTATTGTCCTTTATCGTATCAAGTTCGGAAAAGCTCACCGGAACCGGCGCCAACGGGTATGGAGCACTCAGTGGGGTTGGACTCTCGGTGGGTGGCGCTCTGGTCACTGAGATTATTCTGACGTTTGTTTTCGTCATGACCATTCTTGGAGTAACGTCAAGCGAAAAGACTGCTCCTATTGCCGGTATTGTAATCGGATTGGTTCTGACTTTTGTTCATCTGATCGGTATACCGTTGACTGGCACATCCGTTAACCCGGCCCGCAGTTTGGCACCAGCGGTTTTTGCTGGAGGCGAAGCCTTATCACAAGTATGGGTATTTATTGTCGCACCACTGATTGGCGGTGCTTTAGCTGCCGTTGTATTCAGAGGATTATTCTCGGAAAAAGCGCAGAAGAACGATTCTAAAAACTAA
- a CDS encoding protein of unknown function (Evidence 5 : Unknown function) yields the protein MNQSERETLIQCAVKLVRLGREPERERNNLREIVKQGYPCDSIRVNETCHSFLSLRQK from the coding sequence ATGAATCAAAGTGAACGAGAAACACTAATTCAATGTGCTGTAAAATTAGTCCGTTTGGGCAGAGAGCCTGAAAGGGAACGTAATAACCTTCGCGAAATTGTGAAGCAGGGATATCCTTGTGATTCCATTCGGGTTAATGAAACCTGTCACAGCTTTTTAAGCTTGCGGCAGAAATGA
- a CDS encoding Two-component response regulator, SAPR family, consists of REC, wHTH and BTAD domains encodes MYRAILVDDERPALDVLSLLLEKSSQICVVGSFTRASDALSEIQTLKPDVAFLDIEMPEISGLELAGKIIEAEDDMEIVFVTAYDKYALEAFRVNAIDYILKPFSSDDIAKVITRLGRIKPLPNACRMPAAQVRICCFGRLSVCHDGCAEALKWRTAKAEELFAFMLQNLNSDVPKWKITQALWPEYEGEKQLNVNLYTTIYKVKKKLLEENIKFVFTFQNGKYRMELPGIFIDTNAFMTITNGEMKVTEASLDKYKTAFGLFKGIYLGENEYYWSQSEAEKYSARYRRLVFALVHYYMEQADNLAAEQTLRDSLQILPLDDDLNEMLLRLFYAKKDKPALIVHYKKIKVLYQDELGIEPSSNMQELFNKGSKL; translated from the coding sequence ATGTACAGGGCAATACTTGTTGATGATGAAAGGCCTGCACTTGATGTTCTTAGCCTTTTGCTGGAAAAAAGCAGCCAGATCTGCGTTGTCGGTTCTTTTACACGCGCGTCGGATGCCCTTTCGGAAATCCAAACCTTAAAACCCGACGTCGCTTTTCTGGATATTGAAATGCCTGAGATTTCCGGATTGGAGCTTGCCGGAAAAATCATCGAGGCAGAGGACGACATGGAGATCGTCTTTGTTACTGCTTATGACAAATATGCGCTTGAGGCTTTTAGAGTAAACGCGATCGATTATATTCTCAAACCCTTTTCTTCGGATGATATCGCGAAGGTTATAACAAGATTGGGTAGGATAAAACCTCTCCCAAATGCCTGCCGGATGCCAGCGGCTCAAGTACGGATTTGCTGCTTCGGCAGGTTATCGGTATGCCATGACGGATGCGCGGAGGCTCTCAAATGGCGCACTGCCAAGGCAGAGGAGCTTTTTGCATTTATGCTGCAAAACCTGAATAGTGACGTTCCAAAATGGAAGATAACGCAGGCTCTTTGGCCGGAATATGAAGGAGAAAAGCAGCTTAATGTCAATCTATATACAACGATTTACAAGGTGAAAAAGAAGCTGCTGGAGGAAAATATCAAATTTGTTTTTACTTTTCAAAACGGAAAATACAGGATGGAACTACCAGGTATATTTATAGATACAAACGCATTTATGACAATTACAAATGGGGAAATGAAAGTTACGGAAGCGTCTCTTGACAAATATAAAACCGCATTCGGCCTTTTTAAGGGGATCTATCTGGGGGAGAATGAGTACTACTGGTCCCAAAGCGAAGCAGAAAAATACTCAGCCAGATATCGCCGACTTGTATTTGCGCTTGTCCATTATTACATGGAGCAGGCAGACAATTTGGCAGCTGAACAAACTCTTCGGGACTCGCTTCAAATTCTCCCTCTTGACGACGATTTGAATGAAATGCTTTTGCGGCTCTTTTATGCAAAAAAGGATAAACCTGCGCTGATTGTACATTATAAAAAAATCAAAGTGCTTTACCAAGACGAGCTTGGAATTGAGCCAAGTTCTAACATGCAGGAGTTGTTCAATAAGGGGTCTAAATTATAA
- a CDS encoding Histidine kinase has product MDKIGKNETDLNKWCGYIVKVGHVIAVLIILAQVGWLLLASRFIRWPLDVYVRNFIIVPAIGLLIINLLASAYVRSPRHPLLMKEYISLFLFVVYCCYLSLTHNHATVLLCSYILPIFTSTIFSDKKLTRRIFLVSIGALLLTSVKWFFAGTLDSDMHMEIFASCFMMVGSYLLAKILIQYGQNNLAAIISSHEEATENELAFLQAQIKPHFLYNALNTIVSFGYKDSEKATNLVVSLSSYLRLVFDVDPKSMMVPLEREIELIENYVEIEKARFGELIHVEYNIDPTLRQMELPSFCLQPLVENAIKHGLCKKETGGTVYISAGRTHAGIVLEVRDTGVGMPAETLQRLKTGSFSNEGVGFFNVKKRISRWKNARFDVQSTEGVGTSVTINVSDGAA; this is encoded by the coding sequence ATGGACAAAATAGGAAAAAATGAAACAGACCTAAACAAATGGTGCGGCTATATCGTAAAGGTTGGCCATGTCATAGCTGTTCTTATCATTTTGGCTCAGGTAGGATGGCTCCTTTTAGCAAGTAGATTTATTAGATGGCCCCTAGATGTTTATGTGCGAAATTTCATTATTGTGCCTGCGATAGGGCTCCTCATTATAAATCTTTTGGCCAGTGCCTACGTCCGCTCTCCGCGTCATCCACTTTTAATGAAAGAATATATTTCCCTTTTTCTTTTTGTGGTTTACTGTTGTTATCTTTCTTTGACGCACAATCATGCAACAGTATTGCTATGCTCCTACATTTTGCCTATTTTTACTTCTACTATCTTTTCCGATAAGAAACTGACTCGCCGAATCTTTCTCGTGAGCATAGGTGCGCTCCTGCTGACCAGTGTCAAATGGTTTTTTGCCGGCACCTTGGACAGTGATATGCATATGGAAATCTTTGCATCCTGTTTTATGATGGTCGGCTCTTATCTTCTGGCCAAAATTCTGATTCAATACGGTCAGAATAATCTTGCGGCGATTATCAGTTCCCATGAAGAAGCAACTGAAAATGAGCTCGCTTTTTTGCAGGCGCAGATCAAGCCTCATTTTTTATATAATGCACTTAACACGATTGTATCGTTTGGCTATAAGGACAGTGAAAAGGCGACTAACCTGGTTGTCAGTCTCAGCAGCTACTTGCGGCTAGTGTTTGATGTTGATCCTAAGTCAATGATGGTGCCTCTGGAAAGAGAGATCGAACTGATTGAAAACTATGTTGAAATAGAAAAGGCCCGTTTTGGTGAATTAATTCATGTGGAATACAATATCGATCCGACGCTGAGGCAGATGGAGCTGCCTTCCTTTTGTCTTCAGCCCTTGGTGGAGAATGCCATAAAGCATGGCTTATGCAAAAAAGAAACCGGAGGAACTGTCTATATATCCGCCGGGAGAACCCACGCCGGCATTGTACTCGAAGTCCGCGACACTGGAGTCGGGATGCCGGCGGAGACACTCCAACGTTTAAAGACCGGCAGTTTTTCAAATGAAGGGGTCGGCTTTTTTAACGTTAAAAAACGGATCAGCCGTTGGAAGAATGCGCGTTTTGATGTGCAGAGTACAGAAGGCGTAGGGACTTCCGTGACAATAAACGTGTCAGATGGTGCCGCATAA
- a CDS encoding Transcriptional regulator, XRE family yields MTVNYKKLWYFLLNRGENVTTGMLEKICKVLNCTADDIMEFVSNKK; encoded by the coding sequence ATGACTGTGAATTATAAAAAGCTATGGTATTTTCTTTTGAATCGGGGCGAGAATGTCACGACGGGAATGCTTGAAAAAATCTGCAAAGTTTTGAATTGTACAGCGGATGACATCATGGAGTTTGTTTCCAACAAAAAGTAA
- a CDS encoding Type I restriction-modification system, specificity subunit S, which produces MAVGASSSNSNIGFSQVECEDIVFETGQLNKDVYTKEIKKAGIKFYKGNVLYGKLRPYLQKWLSPSFSGLAVGDFLGVAIPKPVSSDCLFWS; this is translated from the coding sequence ATGGCAGTTGGAGCTTCTTCGAGCAATTCCAATATAGGATTTTCTCAAGTGGAATGTGAGGATATTGTATTTGAAACTGGGCAGCTAAATAAGGATGTATACACCAAAGAAATTAAAAAAGCGGGCATTAAATTTTATAAAGGTAATGTGCTATATGGAAAATTGCGTCCCTACTTGCAAAAATGGCTATCACCTTCATTTTCCGGGCTTGCTGTCGGTGATTTTTTGGGGGTCGCAATCCCCAAACCGGTGTCATCGGACTGTCTGTTCTGGAGCTGA
- the skiY gene encoding subunit of efflux permease exporting the starvation-induced killing protein (ATP-binding protein) (Evidence 2a : Function from experimental evidences in other organisms; PubMedId : 9987136, 22707703; Product type t : transporter), whose translation MTKIPVVIEGKNIIKDFKIGSTVTRVLKGISLQITKGEFVSIMGPSGSGKSTLLYILGGLDSPTNGKVLLGGKDISRYNDEKKSVMRRRNIGFIFQFYNLIPNLNVEENILLPILLDGKKAKDYRKQLHNILEIVGLTDRRKHTPRELSGGQQQRVAIARALINSPDIIFADEPTGNLDSKTGTEIMELLKKINHESDKTIIMVTHSADAAAYGNRIVSVRDGIIYNS comes from the coding sequence ATGACTAAAATACCTGTTGTTATAGAAGGCAAAAACATCATAAAAGATTTCAAAATAGGGAGCACCGTCACCAGAGTGTTAAAGGGAATCTCACTGCAAATCACGAAAGGCGAGTTTGTATCGATTATGGGTCCGTCTGGTTCTGGAAAAAGTACGCTGCTCTATATTCTAGGCGGTCTCGACAGCCCCACAAACGGAAAAGTTTTGTTGGGTGGAAAGGATATCTCCCGGTATAATGATGAGAAAAAAAGTGTCATGCGGCGCAGAAACATCGGCTTCATCTTTCAGTTTTACAACCTGATTCCGAATTTGAATGTAGAAGAAAATATTTTACTTCCTATTCTTCTCGATGGGAAAAAAGCGAAAGACTATCGAAAGCAGCTTCATAACATTCTCGAAATTGTCGGACTAACCGATCGGAGAAAACATACCCCGAGAGAACTTTCCGGGGGACAGCAGCAACGTGTGGCCATAGCAAGGGCACTAATTAACAGTCCCGATATTATTTTTGCCGATGAACCAACTGGTAACCTTGACAGCAAAACCGGCACCGAGATCATGGAGCTTCTAAAGAAAATTAACCATGAAAGTGATAAAACCATCATTATGGTAACACACTCAGCCGATGCGGCGGCATACGGCAATCGGATTGTAAGTGTAAGAGACGGTATAATATATAATTCATAA